GAGATCTCGCCGAGATTCGGTTTGGGGCGGGAGGAGCCGGGTGCCCATGGCGTCGGCGTCGGCCTCCACCGACGTCGCGTCCTCGCGCGAGGCGAGTCGCCAGGCCGGGAAGAAAGCGGTAGGTCCTCGCTGTTGCCTATTGCTTACGTAGCCGTCGGTCACCGGCAATTGCTTGATAATCAACACCATTTTGGCCCCGGTGCGCCCGACGGAATAGGAGAAATTGGATGTGCAGCATTGCCTTACCGAGCTAGCATTACGATTGTAGTTCAAACAATCGTTTTAGCTCATCCTAGAGAAGCCAAATGGCGCCGGGTTCGCCTCCCATCATGCCACCCTCATGCTGAAACCATATACAGTATATATTTTGCTATTTAGCCCTCTCTACACCACCGATTTACGTTGAATGCTAATTCGGCACGATTTTGAGTAGAGCTTGGCTCAAGAATGACACTGTCCTGTTTTCTGAACCAGCTGGAGGAGTtccgtaagaagaagaagaaggccgcgaagaaggccaccgccgctgTAGTAGACCAGGCAGCGCCTGTGGTTCCCAGCGTAGTGGAGAACCCCCTGCCAAATTCCAATAATGGTAACACCGGAGAGGGTTTGGTGTCTGCTTTGGACTCGAGCACACCAAGCACATCATCTGCGCCATCTGCTTCCTATGAGAATGGCCCAACCACTTCTTCCAGAGTCACCGGATTTCTGTCGAATGGTCCTGTAGTTGCAGATGCATCAGCTAATGTTACTACTGTTGCCCCCCTGCAAGATTCTGTTGATGACGGAGGGAGCAAGTTTTATGGAAACTTGAGCTTTTCCGATCTAGTTAATGGGCATCACGATGATTGGAGAGGCGATACTGCCCGTAAAAGGGTAGAGCTCAGTCCTGGCAAGGATGCCCCTTTAACATCTAAATTAAGTGCATTTGGAAACACTGACAGTGGTTCCCAGTCTACTGAGGTCTTGTCAAAATGGGGAGGAAATTCTTTGTTGAGTCAAGTACATGGTATCGAGCAATCCAGTTCATTTTCATCCGGCAACCTTCTTGGGAAGTCTGAAAGCACTTTCTCTCAGGATTACTCCCCAGAAAATGATATCTTCGGCCGCTCACGAGGTAAGATTGAAGCTCTATTTTCATATGTGTTGGCTACAATGCCTAATGACTGCCTTGACTATGCAGATCTTTAAACCTTTGTTTCTTCCCTTTGTGCAGCTACCTCCAAAGACTCTTCCCAAGCAGGGCACTCTGCATATACCAGCAACCGGGACTATGGCAGTATCTTTAGTAGTTCTAAGGTCGCTGATGGTTTAGATCATGATGCAAATATTGGAATGCTTCGGAATGCATTAAATTCCACATCTGCTAATTTTGATAAACAGGATCCTTTTCTGTCAACTGCTTATCCAACTGCATACAATCGATCTCGGCCATCTTTTCTTGATTCTATTGGGGTACAAAGAGCTCTTCCAGCAGAAGCCCCGTACGTTGAACCTTCGAAAGCAAGCAATAAGCTATTCAGCAGTTCAAATTCCGAGAGTTCTTCTGTTCAGCAGCCAAGCCAACAATCCACACAAAACAATGTCGTGGATAATTCTGTTATAGCAGGGAGACAAGAGTATAATAGTGAAAAGGGGCCATATGGCAATTCTATACTTCCTGATTCCTTGCCTTCCAAAGATGAAACAAGTCTGCAGTATGGTAATCAAATGTTCCAAGATTTCACAAGTCGTGAGAAAGATGACGGTTTTGCATCACTAGAGCAGGTGATGAATGCCAACCACTATCTATTTGTTAACTTTGTTTTCCTTGATTATATGAACCAGCATTGCCGTAGCAAATTTTACAGAAGGCATATAATATGAAGAGTAGCCTGATTTATGCAAAAGTAGATGTTAACTTAGCGCTATTAGATTTAATGCCAGTTACACCCAGAACTAGTTGCAAACAAAAAATGTCAAGTTGTGACTAAATTAACTGTTGGTATAGTTGCTGTCTGTACGTAACCCAGAGGTTGCACCGCAGATTATCTTTCCACTGATTGTTTGTCAAGACTCCAAAAGGTTCTGTTACCACATATACGCTTGGCTCCTTAGATACAATTGCTTCTTTGTTAGCGTTCTGTCGCGTTGTAattgtttatttttgtttttcatCAGTCCAGATTTCTGACCAACACAGTCATAATTTGATGTGCTGTGACAGTACTTCTTTTGCAATTAGCAATTTAGCATGCACATTTTGTTATTTAGGCCCTTCAACATAATGCTCATAGCTGCTCTGGTTTGGTTACCAGCTCATTGAAGATTTGACAACAGAGAAGTTTTCGTTACAAAGGACTTTAGAGAAATCTCAAGAACTAGCCCAAAATTTGGCAACGGATAACTCAGCATTGACAGATAAATTCAACCAACAGGTATGTGCACGTCCACAGAAGTTTCCATGGAGGTTTTCTTGCAATCAGTGGGAGGTGGATATGGTATCATCAGTTGATGAAAAAATTCATCAATAATTACCAAAAAAATCCATAATAGCGAGATATTTTCACATCATAGTAGTAACAAGAAGTTGGAATGTTAACATAATTCAGTTACTAGCTTCTGATAGGGCATAGTAAACTTAATTTCAAAATTTTGTGTTTTGCTGTCTCAGTGTTCCGCCTCGTTAAGGTACCTTAAGTTAAACTAGCACAACATGTCAGCAAAGTGGTTGCCTACTAATTCTCATCTACTCTGTGATGAAGCTCAATTTTAGTTTGATTCTGATTTCTTAGTGAGTATTTTCACAAGACATACCTGTAAAAATGGGACACAAGACATAGTGTAGACAAGACAAAAAATTGAAGTCACATCCCCAGGTTTTAAATGATAAAAATAGCAAGATCGATCAGTAGATCATCGAATTCTTCCATGAATGAGAATGACAGTAAGCATGAATAAATACTTACTGTCATTTTGTTCTACTCATTTTTAATTGGTTTTAACTTTATGCATTGTTTTTTCCATCTGCAAATATCAGGCACACGTTATCAGCCAGTTGACCTCTGACATGGAGAGGTTGCAGGATGAAATTCAAGCTCAACTGGTTAGGTTTCTTCCGTCATTTCTAGCATTCGAAATATGTGAATATTTGAAAGTGTTCTCAGTTGTAGGACTCACTAAATGCTGATGTTGCTTTTGCTATGTTTGACTTATTGATCTGGTCGTGTATGGATCATCTATGTGATCAATGCTAGTGTAGTGCAACTCCCATATTAATGTGAATATTATATTTGTTATGAACATGTTTTCTTCCCCTTTGAAGCCTTTAAATTTCACATGCTACCTTGTGTTTCTTTCTAACTCTATTGGCACAACAGCTGGCACTTGAGACCATCAGATCGGAATATGCCAATGCCCAACTAGAATGCAATGCTGCAGATGAGAGGGGCAAAGTACTCGCAGCAGAAGTCATTCTATTGGAAGATAAGGTGCCTTTCTATCTCCTCGATTGCTTCCTGTGCATTAGCTATTTAATCTTGCAAATCGACCTGCCCTCTAAGGAGGATACAATGGTTGATGCTGTTTGAGAAAATGAGTTGTTTTGAGTATGTGATACCCCTGTAGTTCATAACTATCAGATATATTGTGGTAAAAAAAAATAAGTAACTCCATATGCTATCTGGCCTCAGTATACATGTTTAGTTTTATGTTCATTGTAGCAAGGTTGTTTCCAGCATTTAGCCAGAGTTGGACCGTTGTGTACTGTACCAAGGTGCAGAACTGGGTAAACACCACCAGGAAGATGGCCAGGTGGAGTTGGCTTGGTAGGTGATGGGATTAGATCATGGGTGAGGTAGACAAACTTGGGGCGAGATTGATTTCTCGTTGCTTCAATATTTTGAATACAGTGCTCAGCCTATAGGGCATATAGAGTTGGAAATAACAAACCATCTAAACTATCCGTAACATAACTATCTATACTACTTGATAGCTTCCCTATAAGGCTATAACTAAGATATAGGCACGACTATTGCTTTCCACACTAGTGCTGTGATCTTCTGTTCCGCCGGCTTGGTCATGGGCTGCATCCTCCGCCCACAACATCAACATGAGCATTGTTAGCTTCAGCGGCTACCAATTTTGATGCATCTGTCAATTCTGCAGGCTCTTAAACTGAggtcaaatgagttgaaacttgaaAAGGAAGTGGAGGGTTTAAATTCAGAGATTTCTTCCTACAAGTGAGTTTTGAGCTATTTTGTTTTGCTAATCCCCATGTTGCAATTTTATGAATGCACCTTTCAAGGATACGGTGGGAGAGCTCTCTTGTTTTTCATGGTTACCTAAAGAAAAAACatggatgcttgaaattgctgtgCTAATAAACATGAGAATCATATGTTAACTTGCCAAAGGATGGAACTAGCTAACGATACTGATTATTTTCCTTCATTTTTCTCTTACTATATATACACAGACGCAAAGTTTCTAGTCTAGAGAAGGAACGTCAACATCTTCAATCTACTGTTGAGGCTCTTCAAGAAGGTATATAGATGTGTACTTTAGTTTAGCACATACAAACAACACATTTTCCATTAAACTTTCCGATCTTGGTCAGTCCTAGAAAATCACTTTGTAACTTGTGTATTTTAGCCTCATGCACCCTTGTGGCACTTGTTTCACTATCTAATAATGAAAGTAAAACTAGATATTGGTGTTTTTGGAATAAGACAGGTAGCGTGTAGACATGACCTATACATGCCATTGTTACCACCATTTGACTTTAATATCCATATGTTTGGACAGAAAAGAAGCTCCTACACTCTAAATTGAGAAACATTCCTGTGAGTGAGAAGGTAAATGTCATAGAAAAACCATCAGTCGACAAAAGAGATGCATCAACTGCGACGGAGGATTTAGGTGCGGTATTACAATCCATCTTTGCTTGCCCAGCCCATACACGCCGACTACCTTTCTGCCTAACGCCAAATATATTTGTTCAGATACAGGGGAAAGCAGCTCTTCACAAACACTGACCAGTACCAGTGACCCATTACAAGATGTTGGAACATCTGTTTCACAGTTTAATAATATGTCTGATTTTCCTTCCTTCGGAGAGGCATCTTCTAGCATTCCAGACGATCAGCTCAGAATGATTGACAACATCAACTCCTTGATGTCGGAGGTAATCTCTTGAGTTTCTAGGGCTACTTTCTCACATCAACGAGTTGTTCCCAAACAACCTTAACTTGATTTTTGGACCCAAAATTTAACCACTCTTATGTTATTATCTTTTGCTTTGCAGTTAGCAGTGGAGAGAGAAGAGCTAATGCGGGCACTGAGAATCGAGTCATCCAACTGCTCCAAGCTGAAGGTATTCTTACGCAGCACATTTGTTTCAGTTAATTTTGTCCAGGGCTCTTCTTCCCCAACCGATATTGATAAGATGCCTGTACCATATGAGATGATTAAGCCCTAGGCACTTCTGCGACAGGCTTTTGTACTTAGAAACCCTATTTACTGGTAGACTTATCAGTCAAGATACACTTGTATTACTTCGGTTACAGTGCAGCAATCTTATGCAAGTTACTCTTTTGTCTTGAAGGAGCTGAACAGGGATCTAACACAAAAGCTGGAGACTCAGACACAGAGACTTGAGCTATTGACTTCTGAAAGGATGGCCAATGAGAATGTCCTTGCAAGACAGGTCGACACACACTTCAATGATGCAACAATGTATGCTGATGAAGGGGACGAGGTATTTCCTACCAGCAGAGCTAATTGTAGATCTTTGAGAGCTTTCTTCATCTTAACATGCATTCGGTGTGCCAGTTATATGAACTATACCTTTGTGTTGCATCCAGAAATGCTCCGAACAGTTTATCTATACGTGCCTGACATATGATACTTTTGTCTAGGTTGTCGAAAGGGTGCTTGGCTGGATAATGAAGCTCTTCCCTGGAGGGCCAAAGCGTCGCACCAGCAAACTCAACTAGCGAAAATGAAGCTTTAGTATACAGAATGTCTCTTCATTTACATAATTTTTTTTGCCCGGTTTTGGTCATAGCATCGTGAGAAGTTGTATATTGGAGCCATTTGATGTAACCATTCTTTTTTCTTTCTACAGAAGATGAAACGAAAATGTTGGAGCTATACAACGTTGTATTGGACAGTAAACAGAATAGCCTCCAAGAATCATGTCCTCCCATCTTATATTTTGTCGCTATGGGTTGGGGGTAGATATGTAAAAGCTGTTACTCAGCAATTGTTGTACGGTTGTACCAAAggcatttttcttttctttccaaaCTCCATATGTTTACTTTTATTTTCAATGTTAACAGAAGCATAGAAGGATCCTTGAGTAGTTCCGAATTATAgacgttttggatatttcaatacggATTGAAATGAAACAAGCATACAAAAATGCAATTATACACTAAAATGCGACTATATACATACGATTATAATATGAAACAGAGGGAGCACAGATTGTAAGTGAATTGAACTGTGGCCTCAAATGGTATTATTCACTTCCGTGCCATCAATCAAACATAGAAAAGGCGGCAGCATGCCTGAAGTTGAACTGTGGCCTCAAATTTGACCAACCTAAGAATTTCGGTCTTCTACAGGAAAAAAAACATAAATAACCTGCTCTGACAAATTGATTACTGAGTTGCATATTAGGTATTCACTGGCGTCTAATGCAGCGCCTCATGGCAAACAGAAGAAGCGACGCAGGCATGCTGGACTACTACTTCTTGTTGTGGGTAGGCACACTGAGATAGAACTTTGTGTTCCTGAAATCATCAAGAAGTGGATTGTATCCATCTTTGGTCCTCGTCTTCAGTGGCAGCCCAAACTCCTCCATAAAGGCAGCCGAATCAAGCTGGAAAAAACGTCAAATAGCAACTTACTCTTCAGTACTGAAGTTAAACAAATATATTAACTAAATTCGGATTCGGCACAAAGTGAGCTGTGCCGCAAAGGGAGGAAATTGGTACGTGCAAGCTGAACTTACTATGATTGTTCTCCTACTCTTCACAGGTTTAAATGCACCACGATTCATCTGGTCTTTCGAGAAACCAGAGCAGTGGTGGTCGATCTGCTCCAACAGCAAGAAATCGGTTGGGAAGAAGATATCTGCATCGCCCTGAAAGAGTGGCAGGTGGCATAACCAAGATTACTGATAATACGGCGCAAAAGTTGTATTAAAAAGATGCACCAAACTACATCAGggcttgttttctatttttattcttgGTTCTATTTACACGGCTACTCCAGTAAGAGGAATAGATTGTCTGCCTACGACATAACAGCTCGTAATCGAACGTGTGAATAAAGTGAAAATGACAAACCCGTGCATCAAGATAGTTGGGATGATCCAAAGTTTTCCCATCCTTCTACAAGAAGGAAACAAGATGAATGAGACATTTGAAAGTGAGCGCATGATCTTCACATCAAATATGCTGGTAATTGCATGATCAACATATGACTGGAAAACATGGTTTCTACCATTCTCAGTTGATATTATTGACACTGGTTATTGCCTTACTGGAATGCACCAAATAGTCATAAAAGTGAAATAATAAATCGATCACCTTTGAAGAAACCAATGGAGCTCTATCGCCAGGTATGCTAACATCAGGAAGATAACTGAAGTCTGAAGCAATAAGGGACATACTTGGCAAAGCTTGATGCAAAGTATCCAGTAGTTTCTGCGTTAAGGTAAAAAAAACTCTGGATGTAAGCTGGCACATACACTAGCATCCAACATTAACGGGACAACAGTAGTTTATAATCTTACTAAGTAGCAGAAGGTCTGAAATACATACCAAGCATCCGGTTGGTAACCAAGCTCTCCGAGGCTTCGGGAATACTTTTGAGATGAGTCCTTTTGCAGCGAATGATAGTTTTTCTCTCAAAGATGGATTCTCTTCATTCATGCCAACAATCTCACTGCAGCAGGAAACTAATGGGTCTTGCAATGGTTTGTAGACCTCACAGACTTGTGAACTTTCTTAAGAAAAAGGCAAGAAAAATTGATTAGTATAAGAGATAAAGAGATAAAGTAGCTACTAGCTAGATAATTTCAATAATAGTGAAAAGAGGTCTGTTCTCAATACAGAGCAAACATGCACGTAATATTAATTAGAAAAATAGCTATAGCCAAAAGCACAAGGAAGATGCTGAATTATTGATGTTCTAGAAGAAAAAAGGTGGCAGCCCTCCACAATAACATCAACCAAAATAAGGAACTATACAACCTGAATCAAGTTAAAAAAAAGCACCATGGGCCCGTGGCACAAGAAAATGTAAAAGAATACTATAATATTATTTTGCAAAGAAATTTCcctctccgcctatgttgtctcagcgtagccggtcccaagcccgggtaaaggagtatTGTGATATGCTTGGCGAGCCAACATCAAAACTCGGCCACTCTTTTGGAGATGAAACCCAGAAGAACattgttggggcgtaaccctcttagCGACGCGCCATACCGGAACCCGGTTGTGGTgttaaatgggcaagggccgggccctcACCCCCttggtggcgcgccgtatcttgatctggATACGGTGATAAGTGAGCAAGGATCGGGTCATCGCATTGTTAGTGACGCGCTACGTCGGCGCCAGGGTGTAGcaaaaaatgagcaagggtctttgcATTTGACTCGATGAGTGCAAAGGGCAAGGAAGCTAGCCGAGTCTAGGAGGATCCGCATGAAGTTGGAACGTAGGATCCCTGATGGGTAAGTTACGAGAgttagttgatgcagcggtgaggagaggtgttgatatccttcgcgtccaagaaaccaaatggag
The Triticum dicoccoides isolate Atlit2015 ecotype Zavitan chromosome 3A, WEW_v2.0, whole genome shotgun sequence genome window above contains:
- the LOC119270023 gene encoding protein BLISTER-like, with protein sequence MASASASTDVASSREASRQAGKKALEEFRKKKKKAAKKATAAVVDQAAPVVPSVVENPLPNSNNGNTGEGLVSALDSSTPSTSSAPSASYENGPTTSSRVTGFLSNGPVVADASANVTTVAPLQDSVDDGGSKFYGNLSFSDLVNGHHDDWRGDTARKRVELSPGKDAPLTSKLSAFGNTDSGSQSTEVLSKWGGNSLLSQVHGIEQSSSFSSGNLLGKSESTFSQDYSPENDIFGRSRATSKDSSQAGHSAYTSNRDYGSIFSSSKVADGLDHDANIGMLRNALNSTSANFDKQDPFLSTAYPTAYNRSRPSFLDSIGVQRALPAEAPYVEPSKASNKLFSSSNSESSSVQQPSQQSTQNNVVDNSVIAGRQEYNSEKGPYGNSILPDSLPSKDETSLQYGNQMFQDFTSREKDDGFASLEQLIEDLTTEKFSLQRTLEKSQELAQNLATDNSALTDKFNQQAHVISQLTSDMERLQDEIQAQLLALETIRSEYANAQLECNAADERGKVLAAEVILLEDKALKLRSNELKLEKEVEGLNSEISSYKRKVSSLEKERQHLQSTVEALQEEKKLLHSKLRNIPVSEKVNVIEKPSVDKRDASTATEDLDTGESSSSQTLTSTSDPLQDVGTSVSQFNNMSDFPSFGEASSSIPDDQLRMIDNINSLMSELAVEREELMRALRIESSNCSKLKELNRDLTQKLETQTQRLELLTSERMANENVLARQVDTHFNDATMYADEGDEVVERVLGWIMKLFPGGPKRRTSKLN